The Sphingomonas sp. G-3-2-10 DNA window CAGAAATGGCGGCGCACAATTCGTTTATGGCCAGTTCGGCCTCATTTTATGAAGTGAGGCGATCAAGATACTTCGATTGATCGACCCAATCGATCACGCACAGCGGAGCTTCCGGTTTCAACTTCGCGAACCGGCTCCCTATATGCGGCATTGCAATACGAACCGTGCCGCACGGCACAAACTGGAGAAAAGCCTCATGGCCCTTATCGGTACCCCCCTCAAGCCGTTCACCGCGACCGCGTTCAAGGAAGGCAAGTTCGTCGACGTCTCGGACACCGACGTGAAGGGCAAGTGGGCCGTGTTCTTCTTCTATCCGGCGGACTTCACCTTCGTGTGCCCGACCGAGCTGGAAGACCTCGCCGACATCTATCCGACCCTCCAGAAAATGGGCGTCGAAGTCTATTCGGTGTCGACTGACACGCATTTCAGCCACAAGGCATGGCACGACACCTCGCCCGCCATCGGCAAGATCAACTATTTCATGGTCGGCGATCAGAACCACCAGCTCGCCAACCAGTTCGGCGTGCTGCGTGAAGGCGTCGGCCTCGCCGATCGCGGCACCTTCGTGCTCGATCCGGAAGGCGTGATCCAGCTGGTCGAAATCACGCCGGAAGGCGTGGGCCGCAACGCCGCCGAGCTGCTGCGCAAGGTCAAGGCAGCGCAGTATTGGGCGAGCCATCCGGGCGAAGTCTGCCCGGCGAAGTGGGAAGAGGGTGAAGCCACCCTGGCCCCGTCGCTCGACCTGGTCGGCAAGATCTAACCTCCCCCAGCCCCCTGGGTGAAGAAGCGGCCCGGGGCGGATTTACCCCCGCCCCGGGCCGTTTTGTGTCCGAATTACAGGAGTTCCAAAATGCTCGACGCCAATCTCACGCAGCAGCTCAAGGCCTATATGGTCAATATCCGCGAACCCATCGAACTGGTCGCGTCGCTGGGTGACGATGCGAAGTCGCGCGAGCTGGGCGAACTGCTGAACGAAATCGCCGCGCTGTCCGACAAGGTGTCGGTCGTCGCCGGCAGCGACAAGCGTGTCCCGAGCTTCCTGATCCGCCGCACCGGAACCGATATCGGCGTCCGCTTCGCCGGCATTCCGCTGGGCCATGAATTCACCTCGCTGGTGCTGGCGCTGCTGCAGGTCGGCGGCCACCCGTCACGCGAGGCGCAGGATCTGCTGGAGCAGGTCCGCAATCTCGACGGCGACTTCGCCTTCGAAACCTATTTCTCGCTGTCGTGCCAGAACTGCCCGGACGTGGTGCAGGCGCTGAACCTGATGGCGGTGCTCAACCCGCGGATCAGCCACACCGCGATCGACGGCGGTCTGTTCAAGGACGAAGTCGACAGCCGCAAGGTGATGGCCGTGCCCACCGTGTTCCTCAATGGCGAACCCTTCGGGCAGGGCCGGATGGAGCTGGGCGGCATCGTCGCGAAGCTCGACAGCGGCGCGGAGGCCAAGGCAGCCGAGAAGATCAAGGCGAAGGATCCGTTCGAGGTGCTGGTGATCGGCGGTGGCCCCGCCGGCGCGGCCTCGGCCATCTATGCCGCGCGCAAGGGCATCCGCACCGGCGTCGTCGCCGAGCGGTTCGGCGGGCAGGTGCTCGACACGATGGGGATCGAGAATTTCATCTCGGTCAGCCACACCGAAGGGCCCAAGCTCGCCGCGCAGCTCGAACAGCACGTCAAGGATTACGACGTCGACATCATGAACCTTCAGCGTGCCGAGAAGCTGATCCCGGCCAAGTTCGAAGGC harbors:
- the ahpC gene encoding alkyl hydroperoxide reductase subunit C; protein product: MALIGTPLKPFTATAFKEGKFVDVSDTDVKGKWAVFFFYPADFTFVCPTELEDLADIYPTLQKMGVEVYSVSTDTHFSHKAWHDTSPAIGKINYFMVGDQNHQLANQFGVLREGVGLADRGTFVLDPEGVIQLVEITPEGVGRNAAELLRKVKAAQYWASHPGEVCPAKWEEGEATLAPSLDLVGKI
- the ahpF gene encoding alkyl hydroperoxide reductase subunit F, translated to MLDANLTQQLKAYMVNIREPIELVASLGDDAKSRELGELLNEIAALSDKVSVVAGSDKRVPSFLIRRTGTDIGVRFAGIPLGHEFTSLVLALLQVGGHPSREAQDLLEQVRNLDGDFAFETYFSLSCQNCPDVVQALNLMAVLNPRISHTAIDGGLFKDEVDSRKVMAVPTVFLNGEPFGQGRMELGGIVAKLDSGAEAKAAEKIKAKDPFEVLVIGGGPAGAASAIYAARKGIRTGVVAERFGGQVLDTMGIENFISVSHTEGPKLAAQLEQHVKDYDVDIMNLQRAEKLIPAKFEGGLHEVVLANGASLKSKTIILSTGARWRQMGVPGEDEYRNKGVAYCPHCDGPLFKGKRVAVIGGGNSGVEAAIDLAGIVAHVTLIEYDSDLRADAVLQRKLASLPNVKIITSALTTRVDGDGEKVSGLVYKDRNTGIEHDVALEGIFVQIGLVPNTEWLKDSIALSNRGEIEIDARGETSQPGIFAAGDATTVPYKQIVIAMGAGSTAALSAFDYLIRLPEPVAEAA